From the genome of Rarobacter incanus, one region includes:
- a CDS encoding primosomal protein N': MATNDAGDQLALPGLPRPRQRRQGRSSGVPIAATNPVVRVIPDVGVAHLDREFDYAVPVKHDNEVVPGARVRVRFGGRDVDALVVERGDTTDFEGELQPIRRVISPVCVAPPATLELCRRVADYYAATVADVFAVAIPPRHARAEASVLATGVARDSGAANDPGVNERDSAWDGGRADAPRASGALVDGGSANGWRASGALADAPRPSCARADVPWPSGALVDGGSASAGRADAPRAAAVPVGSPRVPGSAQPSSAGAAFHAVWGDYPGGSAFLNRIAGRQGVRAVWQVLPHAQHPWPAWVRGIVSAVQTVTDVGRGAVVVVPDDRDVTLLCAALAEIGLSEWTPASPGGSYVRLQASQGIAARYGAYVATATGRVRVVVGTRSAAFAPVADLGLIAVWDDADSSHRAERFPRTTTLEVVRIRAEIEHCAVLLASDAVSLRAHQLTDDAWAHLLTAPRQLVRHRAPRVNAIDDLERERGGGEGHTRMPPQVWRTIRDGLRSGPVLVQVPRGGYIVALACATCRASARCKKCEGPLQMTAGTAQNQRFDAANAQCAWCGALGGSWRCAECGDTHLRSVRIGSQRTADELGRAFPHTAVRVSGLASSTGVIDAVSARPELVVATPGAEPRAAGGYAAAALLDADAMAAGAHLDTEVRAFARWIRAASLVRSADEGGIVSIVAGGAVTAVQALVRWDPAGYAARELADRRQAHLPPAVRFAALYGPSFEVADAVSHLRGIPHATILGPAPWEDGGASSQAPTLEPSVRALVCVPHQQGAELAHLMRTQRALASANRRLGQTRIELDPQDL, translated from the coding sequence ATGGCAACTAACGACGCAGGCGATCAGCTGGCCCTCCCGGGTCTGCCGCGCCCGCGTCAACGCCGCCAGGGGCGGTCTTCCGGGGTGCCCATCGCCGCTACGAACCCCGTTGTGCGGGTCATCCCGGACGTCGGTGTGGCGCACTTGGATCGTGAATTTGACTACGCAGTGCCGGTAAAACACGACAACGAGGTGGTTCCCGGGGCCCGAGTGAGGGTTCGTTTCGGGGGCCGAGACGTGGATGCGCTGGTAGTCGAGCGCGGCGATACCACCGATTTCGAAGGCGAATTGCAACCGATACGTCGGGTCATTTCACCGGTGTGTGTCGCGCCGCCCGCGACCTTGGAACTGTGCAGGCGTGTGGCTGACTACTACGCCGCCACCGTAGCCGACGTGTTCGCGGTGGCGATTCCTCCGCGCCACGCGCGCGCGGAAGCGAGCGTCCTGGCCACTGGCGTGGCCAGGGACTCGGGGGCGGCAAACGACCCCGGCGTGAACGAGCGTGATTCGGCGTGGGACGGCGGGCGGGCGGATGCGCCGCGGGCGAGCGGTGCGCTGGTGGACGGCGGGTCAGCGAACGGCTGGCGGGCGAGCGGTGCGCTGGCGGATGCGCCGAGGCCGAGCTGTGCGCGGGCGGATGTGCCGTGGCCGAGCGGTGCGCTGGTGGACGGCGGCTCGGCGAGCGCCGGGCGGGCGGATGCGCCGCGGGCGGCCGCTGTGCCGGTGGGTTCCCCCCGCGTGCCCGGATCGGCACAGCCCAGTTCGGCAGGAGCCGCCTTCCACGCGGTGTGGGGCGACTATCCGGGTGGTTCCGCGTTCTTGAACCGGATCGCTGGTCGCCAAGGCGTGCGGGCGGTGTGGCAGGTGCTGCCGCACGCCCAGCATCCGTGGCCAGCATGGGTGCGGGGAATCGTGTCGGCCGTGCAGACGGTCACAGATGTCGGCCGCGGCGCTGTTGTTGTCGTGCCGGATGACCGCGACGTGACGCTGCTGTGCGCAGCTCTCGCAGAGATCGGCCTGAGCGAGTGGACCCCCGCCAGCCCGGGCGGCTCCTACGTCAGGCTGCAAGCCTCGCAGGGCATTGCCGCTCGCTACGGCGCGTACGTGGCCACGGCTACGGGTCGCGTGCGGGTCGTCGTGGGCACCAGGTCGGCCGCATTTGCGCCTGTCGCAGACCTTGGCCTGATCGCAGTGTGGGACGACGCAGACAGCTCCCATCGAGCGGAACGCTTTCCGCGCACTACCACCCTCGAAGTCGTCCGGATACGCGCCGAAATTGAACACTGCGCAGTGCTGCTAGCGAGCGATGCGGTGTCCCTGCGCGCACACCAACTAACTGACGACGCATGGGCCCACCTGCTCACCGCCCCGCGCCAATTGGTGCGCCACCGCGCACCGCGGGTCAACGCAATCGACGACCTTGAGCGCGAACGCGGCGGGGGAGAAGGGCACACCCGCATGCCCCCGCAGGTGTGGCGGACAATTCGCGACGGTTTGCGCAGCGGCCCCGTTCTAGTCCAGGTCCCGCGCGGCGGGTACATTGTGGCGCTCGCCTGTGCGACCTGCCGGGCTTCCGCGCGCTGCAAGAAGTGCGAGGGCCCCCTGCAAATGACAGCAGGCACGGCACAGAACCAGCGGTTCGACGCGGCTAACGCGCAATGCGCCTGGTGCGGGGCCCTGGGCGGGTCGTGGCGGTGCGCCGAATGCGGTGACACGCACCTGCGTTCGGTGCGCATCGGCTCGCAGCGCACCGCCGATGAACTGGGCAGGGCGTTTCCGCATACGGCAGTTCGCGTGTCGGGACTGGCGTCCAGCACGGGCGTGATTGATGCCGTGTCGGCCCGCCCCGAGCTGGTTGTCGCGACCCCGGGCGCCGAACCGCGCGCCGCAGGCGGGTACGCGGCCGCCGCGCTGCTCGACGCCGACGCGATGGCGGCGGGAGCGCACCTGGACACGGAAGTGCGAGCCTTTGCCAGGTGGATCCGCGCGGCCTCCCTGGTCAGGTCCGCGGATGAGGGCGGAATCGTGTCCATCGTCGCTGGCGGCGCGGTGACGGCGGTCCAGGCGCTAGTGCGCTGGGATCCGGCGGGGTACGCGGCGCGTGAATTGGCCGACCGCCGCCAGGCGCACCTTCCACCCGCCGTCCGGTTCGCCGCACTGTACGGTCCATCGTTTGAGGTTGCGGACGCGGTATCACACCTACGCGGAATTCCGCACGCGACGATCTTGGGGCCCGCCCCCTGGGAAGACGGCGGGGCGAGCAGCCAGGCGCCAACGCTCGAACCGTCGGTGCGGGCGTTAGTGTGCGTGCCGCACCAACAGGGCGCCGAACTGGCGCATCTTATGCGCACCCAAAGGGCTCTGGCCAGCGCAAACAGGAGGTTGGGGCAGACCAGGATAGAACTCGACCCGCAGGACCTGTGA
- the arc gene encoding proteasome ATPase has product MDNAGSYAAHAADTTANELALLRIKNERLVEMLQAARAKIADLDQQLESLAQPPGTFATYLGKGADGTIEVMSAGRKYRINAGPELDVGALRPGQEVALNEAMTAISASGWETTGEIVTVKDVLDDGRVVVVGRADDERVLRLAGPLLDGTLRAGDAVTADTKAGFAFERIAKAEVEELVLEEVPDIEYSDIGGLGSQIDQIRDAVELPFAHPDLYREHGLRPPKGILLYGPPGCGKTLIAKAVAHSLASARGEQQGRAQRSYFLNVKGPELLNKYVGETERHIRLIFSRAREKASAGTPVVVFFDEMESLFRTRGTGLSSDVETTIVPQLLAEIDGVERLDNVIVIGASNREDMIDPAILRPGRLDVKIKVERPDAAAAADILAKYLTVELPISEDEVAACGGDANAAVARMREAVVDRIYARVPDNEFLEVTYASGDKEVLYFKDFNSGAMIQNIVDRAKKMAIKAFLDRGERGITTAQLLAACLDEFRENEDLPNTTNPDDWARISGKKGERIVFIRTIASDRANAVRPGADDAQRPADTIAATGTYL; this is encoded by the coding sequence ATGGACAACGCAGGGTCGTATGCGGCTCACGCCGCGGATACAACGGCCAACGAACTCGCGTTGCTGCGTATCAAGAACGAACGCCTCGTAGAAATGCTCCAGGCCGCGCGCGCCAAAATTGCCGACCTGGATCAACAACTCGAAAGCCTGGCGCAGCCACCCGGGACCTTCGCGACTTACCTCGGCAAAGGCGCAGACGGCACCATTGAGGTTATGAGCGCCGGGCGCAAATACCGGATCAATGCGGGTCCGGAACTCGACGTCGGCGCCCTGCGCCCGGGACAAGAAGTCGCCCTCAACGAGGCAATGACGGCAATTTCGGCATCCGGATGGGAAACGACCGGCGAAATCGTGACCGTCAAGGACGTCCTTGACGACGGGCGCGTCGTCGTAGTGGGACGCGCCGACGACGAGCGGGTTTTGCGCTTGGCGGGACCCTTGCTGGACGGCACGTTGCGCGCGGGCGACGCCGTCACCGCCGACACGAAGGCGGGATTCGCCTTCGAAAGGATCGCGAAGGCGGAGGTGGAGGAACTCGTCCTTGAGGAAGTTCCCGACATCGAATACAGCGACATCGGCGGTCTGGGATCCCAAATCGATCAGATTCGAGACGCGGTCGAATTGCCCTTCGCGCACCCCGACCTGTATCGCGAACACGGTTTGAGACCGCCCAAGGGGATTTTGCTGTATGGTCCGCCCGGATGCGGCAAGACGCTCATCGCCAAGGCCGTCGCGCATTCGTTGGCCTCGGCCCGCGGGGAGCAGCAGGGGAGGGCTCAGCGCAGCTACTTCCTCAACGTCAAGGGCCCCGAACTGCTCAACAAGTACGTTGGCGAAACCGAACGGCACATCCGCCTCATCTTCTCGCGGGCGCGGGAAAAGGCCTCCGCAGGAACGCCCGTGGTGGTCTTCTTCGACGAGATGGAATCGCTGTTCCGCACCCGCGGCACCGGCCTGTCATCGGACGTGGAAACCACGATCGTGCCGCAACTGCTCGCCGAGATCGACGGCGTCGAGCGGTTGGATAATGTCATTGTCATCGGCGCATCGAACCGCGAGGACATGATCGACCCGGCGATCTTGCGGCCCGGGCGCCTCGACGTCAAGATCAAGGTGGAGCGCCCCGACGCGGCCGCCGCCGCCGACATCCTCGCGAAGTACCTGACCGTCGAACTGCCGATCAGTGAGGACGAGGTCGCCGCCTGCGGCGGCGATGCCAATGCGGCCGTTGCCCGCATGCGCGAAGCGGTCGTCGATCGCATCTATGCGCGGGTCCCGGACAACGAGTTCCTGGAAGTGACCTACGCATCCGGAGACAAGGAAGTGCTGTATTTCAAGGACTTCAATTCCGGCGCGATGATTCAGAACATCGTCGACCGAGCCAAGAAGATGGCCATCAAGGCGTTTCTTGACCGCGGGGAGCGCGGCATCACCACCGCCCAGCTCCTGGCGGCATGTTTGGACGAATTCCGTGAAAACGAGGATCTGCCGAACACCACAAACCCGGACGATTGGGCGCGGATTTCCGGCAAGAAGGGCGAACGAATCGTCTTCATTAGGACGATCGCATCCGACCGAGCCAACGCGGTGCGGCCGGGGGCCGATGACGCCCAGCGGCCCGCCGACACTATTGCCGCGACCGGCACATACCTGTAG
- the dop gene encoding depupylase/deamidase Dop, whose translation MSVNRIMGIETEYGVVRRGDVYANPMLMSSQIVLGYRDAFASGRRARWDYLDENPLRDARGFELQRASAHPSLLTDDPSRPAPSGDSDEANAGHIAVQEQERPRHAQYEDPGAANVILTNGARLYVDHAHPEYSSPEVTNPIDAVIWDRAGEIIMREGAREASALTESDMVVFKNNVDGKGASYGTHENYLVDREVPFGNIVRALTPFFVTRPVYAGAGRVGIGQRGEIPGFQLSQRADYMEAEVGLETTMRRPIINTRDEPHADRDRWRRLHVIIGDANLFEFPTYLKMGATACVLWLIEQWGDELEIPQPIASLELRDPVASVEAVSRDLTLSAQLPLVGGKTASAVEIQRTYIAAIRDERSRLRLHDHATERLLADWESVLDDLVRDRASAADRVEWAAKLQLLERMRERDALAWDNARLAAFDIQWADVRPGRGIAAKLRAAGATRDLVTPEQIAAAVTAAPTDTRAYFRGGLLEKFPSQVVGASWDTVILDVPGSETLSRIPMPDPARGTREHVGAILDQAGDVAELIAALAR comes from the coding sequence GTGAGCGTCAATCGCATCATGGGGATCGAAACCGAATACGGCGTCGTGCGGCGCGGCGACGTGTATGCGAACCCCATGCTCATGTCCAGCCAGATAGTGCTCGGCTACCGCGACGCCTTCGCGTCGGGGCGCCGGGCGCGGTGGGACTACCTGGACGAGAACCCATTGCGCGATGCGCGCGGGTTCGAGTTGCAACGCGCATCCGCGCACCCCAGCCTGCTCACCGACGATCCGAGCCGGCCCGCGCCTTCGGGCGACAGCGACGAAGCCAACGCCGGGCACATCGCCGTGCAGGAACAGGAACGCCCCCGCCACGCGCAGTACGAGGATCCCGGTGCGGCGAACGTCATCTTGACGAACGGGGCTCGTCTATACGTCGATCACGCCCACCCCGAGTACTCGTCGCCCGAGGTTACCAACCCCATCGACGCGGTCATATGGGACCGGGCGGGTGAAATAATCATGCGCGAAGGCGCCCGCGAAGCCTCGGCACTGACCGAATCCGACATGGTCGTGTTCAAGAACAACGTCGATGGCAAGGGTGCCAGCTACGGCACGCATGAAAACTACCTGGTGGACAGGGAAGTCCCGTTCGGCAACATCGTGCGGGCCCTGACCCCGTTCTTCGTCACTCGCCCCGTCTACGCGGGCGCAGGCCGGGTCGGCATCGGCCAGCGCGGGGAGATTCCCGGCTTTCAGCTGTCCCAGCGCGCCGACTACATGGAGGCCGAGGTCGGCCTGGAGACAACGATGCGCCGGCCCATCATCAACACGCGGGACGAACCGCACGCCGACCGCGACCGGTGGCGCCGCCTGCACGTGATCATCGGTGACGCGAACCTGTTCGAATTCCCCACCTACCTGAAGATGGGGGCGACAGCGTGCGTGTTGTGGCTCATCGAACAGTGGGGTGACGAACTCGAAATACCGCAACCGATCGCATCATTGGAACTGCGCGACCCGGTCGCGAGCGTCGAGGCTGTCAGCCGCGACCTTACCCTCAGCGCGCAACTGCCGCTGGTGGGCGGCAAGACTGCGTCCGCGGTAGAGATACAGCGCACCTACATTGCGGCGATAAGGGACGAGCGCTCCCGGCTAAGACTGCACGACCACGCGACCGAACGCCTCCTGGCGGACTGGGAAAGCGTGCTGGACGACCTGGTGCGCGACCGCGCCAGCGCCGCCGATCGTGTCGAATGGGCGGCGAAGTTGCAACTGCTTGAGAGGATGCGCGAACGCGACGCATTGGCGTGGGACAACGCGCGGTTGGCCGCATTCGACATTCAGTGGGCGGATGTGCGTCCAGGGCGCGGAATTGCAGCAAAGCTGCGCGCCGCCGGCGCGACCCGCGACCTGGTGACACCGGAGCAGATCGCCGCGGCCGTCACCGCTGCGCCGACGGATACCCGCGCGTACTTTCGCGGCGGTTTGCTTGAGAAGTTCCCCTCCCAGGTCGTTGGGGCATCATGGGATACGGTCATACTCGACGTTCCCGGCAGCGAGACTCTTTCCCGGATTCCCATGCCCGATCCGGCGCGCGGAACGCGCGAGCACGTCGGCGCGATCCTGGATCAAGCAGGCGACGTCGCCGAACTGATTGCGGCACTCGCCCGGTAG
- a CDS encoding ubiquitin-like protein Pup, whose translation MAQERINRPGPRPDDEPGVAVPSATVRDNAVDDLLDEIDDVLESNAEAFVKGFVQKGGQ comes from the coding sequence ATGGCACAAGAACGAATCAACAGGCCGGGGCCCCGCCCCGACGACGAGCCCGGCGTGGCGGTACCGTCGGCGACCGTGCGCGACAACGCGGTCGATGACCTGCTTGACGAAATCGATGACGTTCTGGAATCGAACGCGGAGGCGTTCGTCAAGGGATTCGTGCAAAAGGGCGGGCAATAG
- the pafA gene encoding Pup--protein ligase, producing MSKRIFGIETEFGITFSPSGDHTLSPEELARKLFRSVVAWGRSSNVFLTNGSRLYLDVGSHPEYATAECDAVSQLIAYDRAGERIVEDMLRDAQAQIDEAGIAGTAHVLKNNTDSAGNSYGCHENYLLRRQGNFARVADLLVPHLITRQILVGAGKVLPTKNGATFCFSQRADHIWETVSSSTTRSRPIINTRDEPHADAESYRRLHVIVGDSTMAEPTTMLKVGATDLVLRLIESGIPMRDFALENPMRAIREISHDITGTAPITLASGKTLTAIDLQREYLARVKDYLADHERMEHDDATVELWERGLNAIEAQDLSQVSSELDWAIKLNLIRRYQERTGADMDDPRIARIDLAYHDISRARGLYYKLVRSGAIRTVVPEADIERAVAVPPQTTRAKLRGDFVRAALAAHREYTVDWVHLKVSDEAQRTVVCKDPFNPVDPAVDRLLESL from the coding sequence ATGAGTAAGCGCATATTCGGTATCGAGACGGAATTCGGTATCACGTTCTCCCCGAGCGGGGACCATACGCTGTCGCCGGAAGAACTTGCCCGCAAGCTCTTCCGCAGCGTCGTGGCATGGGGGCGCTCGTCCAATGTGTTCTTGACCAACGGTTCGCGGCTCTACCTCGATGTGGGATCTCACCCCGAATACGCGACGGCGGAATGCGACGCGGTTTCGCAACTGATCGCCTACGACCGCGCGGGCGAACGCATCGTCGAGGACATGCTTCGCGACGCGCAGGCGCAGATCGACGAGGCGGGCATCGCCGGCACCGCACACGTGCTGAAGAACAACACCGACTCGGCGGGTAACTCGTACGGCTGTCACGAAAACTACCTGCTGCGGCGCCAGGGGAACTTCGCGCGGGTGGCGGACCTGCTGGTGCCGCACCTGATAACCCGCCAGATCCTCGTCGGTGCGGGCAAGGTGCTGCCCACCAAGAACGGTGCGACATTCTGCTTCTCGCAGCGAGCCGACCACATCTGGGAAACCGTATCGAGCTCCACCACCAGGTCGCGTCCCATCATCAACACGCGCGACGAACCGCACGCTGACGCCGAAAGCTACCGGCGGCTGCACGTGATCGTCGGCGACTCGACGATGGCCGAACCGACCACGATGCTCAAGGTTGGAGCCACGGATCTGGTATTGCGCCTCATCGAGTCGGGCATCCCCATGCGCGACTTCGCGCTGGAAAACCCGATGCGCGCGATACGCGAAATCAGCCACGACATCACCGGGACCGCGCCCATAACTCTTGCCAGCGGCAAGACGCTGACGGCCATCGACCTGCAGCGCGAATACCTAGCGCGCGTCAAGGACTACCTGGCCGATCACGAACGCATGGAGCACGACGACGCGACCGTCGAATTGTGGGAGCGCGGCCTGAATGCCATCGAGGCCCAGGATTTGAGCCAGGTATCCAGCGAACTCGACTGGGCGATCAAACTCAATCTCATCCGCCGCTACCAGGAACGGACCGGAGCGGACATGGATGACCCCCGGATCGCCCGGATCGACCTGGCGTACCACGACATCAGCCGCGCCCGCGGCCTCTACTACAAGCTTGTGCGAAGCGGTGCGATCCGCACCGTTGTGCCGGAAGCTGATATTGAGCGCGCGGTAGCGGTGCCACCGCAGACCACGCGCGCCAAGCTGCGCGGCGATTTTGTGCGGGCAGCCCTGGCCGCGCACCGCGAGTACACGGTCGACTGGGTGCACCTGAAGGTCAGCGACGAGGCGCAGCGCACGGTGGTGTGCAAAGACCCGTTCAACCCCGTCGACCCGGCGGTTGACCGGCTCCTGGAATCGCTGTGA
- a CDS encoding FKBP-type peptidyl-prolyl cis-trans isomerase — MNGDRHAGSGEGAAKAAGGRGAANFARRGPAARAVRAVIAAVTAGALAVAVAGCGWTGPKRTQPKPSKSTETATPDKDVDVLEHVQVTGTWDTKPDVAFTPPVSITKTERKTLIEGAGGKLRPNGKALLRILAISGSTGDELRNDFDTLPQVYRVTVTDLGEALYESLVGIRAGGRVSIATYDEIPLIMVVDVLPINADGTKVADPATESSDGEKLPTVDGTNITIPKKSDPPSVLTTSVLIRGNGAQVAAGKGAVIQYEAVRWSNGKVVGSSRADDALPVTVNVGSDALIEGLDSALSDVTVGSRILVVVPPGQAFGLTDGKWKKETMVYLIDVLAASAQGEGSSSGKADDAAGGASDTKTDTKSKSEKKTKKGES; from the coding sequence GTGAACGGCGATCGGCATGCGGGAAGCGGCGAGGGTGCCGCGAAGGCGGCCGGTGGCCGTGGCGCTGCGAACTTCGCTCGGCGCGGTCCGGCGGCAAGGGCCGTGCGCGCAGTCATCGCTGCGGTGACCGCCGGTGCCCTTGCGGTCGCCGTGGCGGGGTGCGGGTGGACGGGCCCAAAGCGGACCCAACCAAAACCATCGAAGTCGACCGAGACAGCCACCCCCGACAAGGACGTTGACGTCCTTGAGCATGTGCAGGTCACCGGGACCTGGGACACCAAGCCGGATGTGGCGTTCACCCCGCCCGTCTCGATCACGAAGACGGAAAGAAAGACCCTCATAGAGGGCGCGGGCGGAAAGCTGCGGCCCAATGGGAAGGCGCTGCTGCGGATCCTTGCGATATCGGGGTCCACCGGCGATGAACTTCGCAACGACTTCGACACCCTTCCGCAGGTGTACCGGGTGACGGTTACGGATCTGGGGGAGGCGCTCTACGAGTCGCTGGTCGGGATCAGGGCAGGCGGCAGGGTTTCGATCGCCACATATGACGAGATCCCTCTCATCATGGTCGTGGACGTTCTTCCCATCAATGCCGACGGCACCAAGGTCGCGGATCCGGCCACCGAGTCGAGCGATGGGGAGAAACTGCCCACGGTGGATGGCACCAATATCACCATCCCGAAAAAGTCCGACCCGCCGTCGGTCTTGACGACGTCGGTGCTGATTCGAGGCAACGGTGCGCAGGTCGCGGCGGGCAAGGGTGCGGTGATCCAGTACGAGGCCGTGCGGTGGTCGAACGGGAAGGTGGTCGGTTCCAGCCGGGCGGATGATGCGTTGCCCGTGACGGTGAATGTCGGCTCCGATGCCCTGATCGAGGGACTCGATTCGGCGCTCAGCGATGTCACGGTGGGGTCGCGGATCCTGGTCGTCGTGCCCCCCGGGCAGGCGTTCGGGCTCACCGATGGGAAGTGGAAGAAAGAGACTATGGTGTACCTGATCGATGTGCTTGCCGCGTCCGCGCAGGGCGAGGGATCGAGCAGCGGTAAGGCCGATGACGCCGCTGGCGGCGCGTCCGACACCAAGACCGATACGAAGTCCAAGTCGGAAAAGAAAACCAAGAAGGGTGAGTCGTGA
- the hisF gene encoding imidazole glycerol phosphate synthase subunit HisF, with product MTVSVRVIPCLDVDAGRVVKGVNFANLRDAGDPVELAARYNKEGADELTFLDVTASSGNRETMIDVVRRTAEQVFIPLTVGGGVRAVEDVDRLLRAGADKVAVNTAAIADPHLISRIADRFGSQVLVLSVDARRVREGVPTPSGFEVTTHGGRRGTGIDAVEWAHRGAELGAGEILLNSMDADGTLAGFDLDMFDRVRAEVTVPLIASGGAARASDFAQVAHHGADAVLAASVFHYGTLTISQVKEQMRAEGVIVR from the coding sequence GTGACGGTTTCCGTGAGGGTCATTCCGTGCCTCGACGTCGATGCGGGGCGGGTCGTCAAGGGCGTCAACTTCGCGAATTTGCGCGATGCAGGCGATCCCGTCGAGTTGGCGGCGCGGTACAACAAAGAAGGCGCGGACGAACTGACATTCCTGGACGTCACCGCGTCCAGCGGCAACCGCGAAACGATGATCGACGTTGTGCGGCGCACCGCCGAGCAGGTGTTCATCCCGCTCACCGTCGGCGGCGGGGTGCGCGCAGTCGAGGACGTCGACAGGCTACTGCGTGCAGGAGCCGACAAGGTCGCGGTCAATACCGCCGCTATCGCGGACCCTCACCTGATCTCCCGCATCGCCGACCGGTTCGGCTCCCAGGTGCTGGTGTTGTCCGTCGACGCCCGGCGCGTGCGCGAGGGGGTTCCGACGCCATCCGGATTCGAAGTGACGACGCACGGTGGGCGCAGGGGTACCGGCATCGACGCCGTCGAATGGGCGCACCGCGGCGCCGAGCTGGGCGCCGGTGAAATCCTGCTCAACTCGATGGACGCCGACGGCACGCTGGCGGGGTTTGACCTGGACATGTTCGACCGGGTGCGCGCGGAGGTCACCGTGCCGCTGATTGCATCCGGTGGGGCCGCCCGGGCCAGCGACTTCGCCCAGGTTGCCCACCACGGCGCAGACGCGGTGCTGGCGGCCAGCGTCTTCCACTACGGTACCTTGACAATTTCGCAGGTCAAGGAGCAAATGCGTGCGGAGGGGGTGATCGTTCGATGA
- the hisI gene encoding phosphoribosyl-AMP cyclohydrolase: protein MTELDPRIAQRLKRDPNGLVAAIIQQHDTGEVLMLGWMDDEALARTLTTGRVTFFSRSRQEYWRKGDTSGHAQFVQSAQIDCDGDALLIRVNQIGAACHTGERTCFITGGDLGAVPATAEQLSQR from the coding sequence ATGACGGAATTGGATCCTCGCATCGCGCAGCGCCTGAAAAGAGACCCCAACGGGTTAGTTGCCGCAATCATTCAGCAGCACGACACCGGCGAAGTTCTGATGCTCGGTTGGATGGACGACGAGGCGCTTGCGCGCACCCTGACTACCGGAAGGGTGACGTTTTTCAGCCGTTCCCGGCAGGAATACTGGCGCAAGGGGGATACCTCGGGGCACGCGCAGTTCGTGCAGTCCGCGCAGATCGATTGCGACGGCGACGCCCTGCTGATCCGCGTCAACCAGATCGGAGCCGCCTGCCACACCGGGGAAAGGACGTGCTTCATCACGGGAGGCGACCTCGGTGCCGTGCCGGCGACGGCCGAACAGCTTTCCCAAAGATGA
- a CDS encoding Trp biosynthesis-associated membrane protein yields MSDKTPRAEAPAAPVPARNANTNIPRAAARLPVLTRARAFLVMAAGVIAIGASGSPTWITAQSTTVVGKVEVALSGFTAQALVAPVALLAGAAALTSLLGGRAVRVLCAAIAALASAGLAIVTADTLADPAGAAAAALSEKTGVAIVDSASVTPWGYGALAVAALVAVACIVVAVLPAPARVTTRFDVTARGDMSANAPNQVSSAEKWAALDRGEDPTSE; encoded by the coding sequence ATGAGCGACAAAACCCCACGCGCCGAGGCGCCTGCAGCCCCAGTACCGGCGCGGAACGCGAACACGAACATTCCCCGCGCCGCCGCAAGGCTCCCGGTTCTTACCCGTGCACGCGCATTCCTCGTGATGGCCGCGGGGGTGATAGCGATCGGAGCCTCCGGCTCTCCGACGTGGATAACGGCGCAGTCCACGACCGTGGTCGGAAAGGTCGAGGTGGCGCTGAGCGGGTTCACCGCCCAGGCGCTGGTCGCTCCGGTGGCGCTCTTGGCGGGGGCGGCAGCGCTAACATCGCTCTTGGGGGGGCGCGCGGTGCGCGTCCTGTGCGCCGCGATCGCGGCACTCGCCAGTGCGGGACTTGCTATCGTCACGGCCGACACGCTCGCCGACCCCGCGGGGGCAGCCGCCGCGGCGCTGAGCGAGAAAACCGGAGTCGCGATCGTCGATTCGGCCAGCGTAACCCCGTGGGGGTACGGGGCCTTGGCGGTGGCGGCGCTCGTCGCTGTCGCGTGCATCGTTGTCGCGGTGCTTCCCGCACCCGCCCGCGTGACCACGCGATTTGATGTCACTGCCCGCGGCGATATGTCAGCAAATGCCCCCAACCAGGTGTCGAGCGCGGAAAAGTGGGCGGCGCTGGATCGCGGGGAGGACCCCACGAGCGAGTGA
- a CDS encoding HGxxPAAW family protein has protein sequence MSQDSHKAVSTQDRFAIEQPFELPDDQPNHNEGRTLAAWFAMLGIVLGAIVATLGVCLGQYVIIAVGAAVVVAALLGGYFLRLAGQGQPR, from the coding sequence ATGTCTCAGGACTCACACAAGGCGGTAAGCACCCAGGACCGGTTTGCGATCGAGCAGCCGTTCGAACTGCCGGACGACCAACCTAACCACAACGAAGGGCGCACGCTAGCGGCCTGGTTCGCGATGCTCGGAATCGTGCTCGGGGCGATCGTCGCCACGCTGGGTGTTTGCCTGGGTCAGTACGTGATCATCGCGGTCGGCGCGGCCGTAGTAGTGGCCGCGCTTCTGGGCGGCTACTTTCTGCGCCTGGCCGGCCAGGGTCAACCACGGTAG